gaTTCATGCGCCATTCTCTCTCTGTCGATCGCAAATTAATCCAGATTGTTGCTTAATGCGGATTTCATCACTGAAGAAATTCATCGAACACGCGAGAATGGTGCTCCGAGTTGAAATTCCTTTCTTCGCTGTCAAACAACTTGAATCTGAAAATTCGTGAACTGTAAAaaggaaatggaaaatatctctCATTCTTGTATCGCTGAGTAACAGCCATTTTGTCGGTCCTTCGGGTCCATCCATTAAGAAGCGAATAGGCAGCGCAACCGAACTATTTTTCTTTGCGCTAAAAATTCGGTAAAATCTAATCAATTTCTCGAATAAAACGGAAACAAATATATCAATAAGGTGACTTTAGGTGACACACGTGTGACCTTGTATGATTACGTTTATTTGTAAAAATGGCGCCCTCCGTAGCCACTTTCGTCCAGAGttgagcaaaaatttaatcaacaattgacgactaaatttcgacttcaatcgttaatcgcaattgacaattaatctcctagtttagtcgttaaaaaattgcggttaacgattaaatactcatTAATCGGTAATTGCGGTtaaattaacgattacattcttttcaattgtaatcgtcaatcggataattgatttatGATTAaccgctgaaatttcgaaatgaaatacagaatcaaaagtatacatatatgaatactgacaaaaatgtaaactgaatttaggtatattgtcatttggtccataattATAATCTCTGTTTACGTGGTTTTATTTtttctcgatgatttctttttttaatcaatgattgacgattaacttcatcaatcgattgatccaatcatcgatttttccatgatttcttcttttaatcaacgattgacgattaacttcatcaatcgattgaatcaatcgtcgatttttcgatgatttctttttttaatcgtacacattaatcaatcaattatgattaaaattttaacccaaTTCTGCTTTCGTCTTCTTCCAAAGACGAAATGCAGGCTCGCGATCTAATTTTTGCTCGTCTTGTCTCGGTACTTTGATTATCTCTTCATCTCATCGACGAGTATCCGGCCGAGTATCGAGTTTTCCCTTGCGACACCGTGCCGGAATTAAGACGCGATCGACGGCcgacgaaaaaaagaaagaaaaacaggATGCACGGTGCAACTAAACAATAAGGTGCTGCCGCGATAAGGAAGTGACCTACAAAGATACCGAGACAACGAAGAACCGTGGTAACGATAGAAGGGAACGTTGATTAATAACACTAAATAGAGTCGAATAGATTCAACTATTCGAAACTAACATCCCGGAcgcgcatatacagggtgtcccaaaattcgtgaaaatcccgaaaggggatggttcctgagaccatttccagcgacattttcctttgcaaaaatgttatctgcggctttgtttatgaGTTATTAactaaaaacacggaccaatcagggcgcgacctagacgcgagttgctaCAGTCGGTAAGGCGCGCtaaatgtctattggccgactgtggtaaCTCCCGTCTAGGTCGCgcactgattggtccgtgtttttcgttaataactcctaaacaaagccgcggataacatttttgcaaaggaaaatgtcgcttgaaatgctcTCAGGAAACACCCCCTTTCGGAAtttacacgaattttgggacaccctgtatatatattggAGACCCGATAGGACGCACGCGACGAAATCACGATTAAATTCGTTCGATTCTATCGATCCATTGCAGGCTTATCTGATGAGACGATCTTATCGTGTTGGTCATATTTTTGCGATAAATCGGCACGTTCCTCTGATAAGAGGTGAACTACCTCGATCGATTCACCCAAGATTCACGCTTCTGGAAAAATGATGCGTTCGGCGATAAGCGATGCACCTTGACAGACAAGACGCTGGTGCTTCTATTTCCTCGTCGCATCGTCCGAAAGCGGAAACTGCAATCAAACAAGCGAATCACGTCAGATTAGGCTTCTAGCTAGTTGAAACAGCTGAacagtaaatattaatattcagtTCTATACTTCTGCGTTCTTGACTTCCAGCGTTCCATGGATCGCGATCAAGGATCCGAGAGGAACCCGAAAGATAACGATTCCACGGATGCTTCGAATTTTTTCGATCCCTACCAGGACGAGGATGATGATATCGACAGATACCTTCCGTAAGagaatttttcaagaaattccTGTGCTTAGTCAAAGTTGAATGAAAGTTCTGTTCACGTTATAGCAAGCCACTTATCGTGGTGAAATCGCCGGTAATGAAAGACGACACGCACTATAATATGAATCACAAGAGACGAGGCACGTGCGTGATACTCAATCACGACAAATTCGAGACGGAGTCGAGCCGGGACGGGAGCGCGATCGACGTCAAGAAGATTACGTCAGTTTTCCAAGACCTGTTGGGCTTCGATGTAGTCTCCCATGATAATCTGACTACCAGCGAGATCATGGAGACCACTCAAAAACGTAAGTCTCTTCATTAGAATGTAGTCTGAACTCCATCAATAAGTCGTTAGTTagtcattagaaaaatttccgAACATTTTCACATGATTTCCGACATTTTAAGACGGTTAGAAACGATTTTTCGGGAGCGACGAGTTTACACGAACAAATCGTGGAACTTGTTCAGCAACGAATTTTGAATGAATGCCATCGTTTACAGTGAGCAAAGAGGATCACACAAACGACGACTGCTTTTGCATGTTCATATTGACTCACGGTACCTTCGGCGACACATTATACTCGTCGGATTGTCAGTTCTCTCTAAAGTCCATCTGGAGAAAGTTCACGGGGGATAATTGCCAAACTCTGGTCGGAAAACCGAAGCTTTTCTTCGTACAAGTAAGTTCGATCTCGTTTCACTCGTCGATCTTCGGgaaattcaatttctcaattgtgATTGTTAATCCAATGATAGAATCTTTctacatacagtaaggagcataattgattccacacactttaaatcagaacaacttttttatgaatggaccgaacgacttcaatttctctgtaaggctagaagaattagtttagtaaacgatgtgtaaaaaatatgttgaaaaaatgcatttggacggaattgtgacaaacaatagtaaaaattgatttttactacttttttagctgggccaatacgatcaaaagtggtaaaacttgccactttatggtacactacaaattaccacttttgatcgtttataattcgcaaaccaattatccaatttcaatgaaattttcagagcgtatataatttataccaattgacaaaacacatttttaaaattttcgttattgggccagctaaaaaagttgtaaaaatcaatttttagtattgttttttacaataccgaccaattgcattttttcaacttatttattagacgtcatttactaaactaattcttctagccttacagagaaattgaagtcgcgtttggtccattcatataaaagttattctgatttaaagtgtgtggaatcaccTTACTGTACATACGATACGAGTGAAATACGCTTCGAAGATTCAAGCACGCAGAAGGATCCGCAGCCtaattgttagactgcggagaAACCTGATGATGCATATGTCGGATTGCAGGCTTGCAGGGGCGATAGTTTAGATGGCGGTGTTGGGGTGTACGGTGTCGGGCATTCGGAGACAGACTCGGTCTCCACTGCTTCCTACAAAATTCCCAACCACGCGGACTTCCTGATCGCTCACAGCACTGTGGATGGTAAATTTCCGTCGATTAGTCGAAACTTCGACCCCTTTCCACCTTGAAACATGTCGCAGCTAACATATTATTTCCTGTTCGAAAGGTTTCTTCTCATGGCGTAGCCCCACCGAAGGCACAGTCTACGTGCAACAATTGTGCGAGGTGATAGAGGAGCACTGGCAGACCCACGATTTGGCCGAGATGATGACCATAACTGCCCGTCTTGTTGCCAACGAGTATAGCAGCTTACACCACATACCTCAGAAGAACGAGCAGAAGCAGATGCCATCCACAACATCCACGTTGACCAGGAAAATTCTTTTTACCAAGAAGAATAAGCATTCGTAACCAAGGCGAATTCCTTAATGTTAGCACAATTCACGCATTATCTACCGACGATTAATTCAGAATTTTTCAACATCCTATCGATAAGCTgtcggtagataaagtgttaataggACGTCTCCTCAATTATAATCTGAACGCAAAAACCATCGTAGTTAAATGCGGCCATGTCTGTTTTATAATGATCGAAATAGGAAATAATTGAGTAGACACTTCAAAatctaattattagacagcggatctttacgcgaaataaaaatgttctacctgatttgTAATCAATTGGGactaaatagaaatttattttcttttttaacatgtttaataggtcgaaaataatataacagtgtctttaaattcttctagtgttttgccataaatgcataaaattcgctgtctactaattataGCCAATCTTCTCTCTCTTATAAGGCTGCGTACAGAATTGCTCTATCAACGTACGTTCTACAATTGATCTACAATTAAAGAAAGTGTTGctagtacatatgtatattccatACCGATAATTTATAAAAACGATAGTTCATAGGCAGGAAACGAGCGCTTGAAATTCAAGATGACCGACACGGCTCCTCGAACAGACAAATTAGGGTGCAAACCATTAGATGTAAATCGGCCGAATTATTCAACGCGTAAAAGCATTAAGCGACTACTTTAAATAGCTGGACAAATGGTGTCTGAAATACATCGTGCAGATCGTCCCACTGTGATAGAGGCACGAGAGTAAGTTAATAACTTAATTTTCTCTATCTCGGCTCACGACGGATGACAGCCCACGACGCTTTAAATAGATGATTCACGCGCGCCGTGTACAATGACTGATTTATTAGTTAGGATAATCGTAACCCGGCTGATGAGTCGCGACTGTGATTTTGCTCGGACGATTCGTAGGAATGTGATTCTAGATTAGCGAGCGCAAACATAATACACTTCATTTTCCACGACCATCATTTCTTTATTTCTACCAGTACTAATATGTACATCATACTTCGTCGTACTTAAAATCTTATTACAATAGGAATCTAAAATAGAAGCTTATGTTGCTTGAATATTTTTCTGCTTTGATTTCTCGAATGCCTCTAATAATTGAGGGAGACGACATCTTGAATATACCATTTAGGATAATTGTTAGAAGGCTGTAAAATACACGAAATGTGTATCCCTTAAGAAATAGAAactggaatcaaataaaaatagatttgCTTTCTTTCGACTGATGTTCCAAGTACAATGTgttgtaaaattttataaaaacaataaaaactaaCTTTTATAATCTCCAACACTGTGTAGGCTGTATTTCGCACATATTTTAGTAAAATAATTGAAGATTCTTCCActttatacatattatgttatatacttctctatttttttgtaaagtgttatattaatgtatgctatataaaccaaactaggtttatggcatcaataaataaataattaattgaagATTCTATAATACGGTAGAAACACACCACAAGAGAAATTCTACTCGCAGAATTTATAGAGCGGCAAGAAAGTTCGCTAAACACGTTCCAGGCTCGATTTGCAAGCGGCGAACAGTTCCTGACAAATAATATCCCCGGAGATCGATCCTAGCCACGGGATACAAGGCTGAAAACGTTCCGAGCGACGGAATTATTTAGCGCGAGGAATATTCTTGGTTCTTGCTGCGGTCCATCCAAAATGGTTTTTTCCCTTGAACCTCTTCTGTCGGCGTCGCTTCATCCTGATCTACAATTtcatacctctctctctctctctctctctctctctctctctcgtttcctcTCTCCTCCTTCTCTACTTTTTCCCTTAACTCTCAGTTTTGTTGTTTTGTTCCATCGTTCGATCTCGCTGCAACATTTTCCCGTGCGGATCTCTCTGGAGCACTCGTTCCTGCTCGATCTCCCATCTGTATTTAATTGGCTCTCCGCTCGGGACCGCTGTCTGCGTTTCGAAATGAAAAACGCTCGTTAACTTTAAACAAGCGATACCGACGTGC
This genomic stretch from Lasioglossum baleicum chromosome 4, iyLasBale1, whole genome shotgun sequence harbors:
- the LOC143207889 gene encoding caspase-1; this encodes MVLFLFCVHWFTRTAFVILSSRLFGAADRRLRRPQLKNSRNTMNDQRSMDRDQGSERNPKDNDSTDASNFFDPYQDEDDDIDRYLPKPLIVVKSPVMKDDTHYNMNHKRRGTCVILNHDKFETESSRDGSAIDVKKITSVFQDLLGFDVVSHDNLTTSEIMETTQKLSKEDHTNDDCFCMFILTHGTFGDTLYSSDCQFSLKSIWRKFTGDNCQTLVGKPKLFFVQACRGDSLDGGVGVYGVGHSETDSVSTASYKIPNHADFLIAHSTVDGFFSWRSPTEGTVYVQQLCEVIEEHWQTHDLAEMMTITARLVANEYSSLHHIPQKNEQKQMPSTTSTLTRKILFTKKNKHS